A part of Aegilops tauschii subsp. strangulata cultivar AL8/78 chromosome 2, Aet v6.0, whole genome shotgun sequence genomic DNA contains:
- the LOC109731871 gene encoding F-box protein SKIP27, with protein MAIGQTMPKGSLATSLSFPSSGSTRILGRKRVAVSPAPSPSGPHSPVRTLRKQRSIRFHMDDTICLLESLPQDVLVKVLCKVNHSDLRQLLLVSKPVSEATVVAKELHFAFATPSKASADAEEEDDGPGAPKQHRVARSRCRGMNLASVAVNLSESFSSLMSEV; from the exons ATGGCAATTGGACAGACCATGCCGAAGGGGTCTCTCGCCACGAGCTTGAGCTTCCCAAGCAGCGGCAGCACAAGGATTCTGGGGAGGAAGAGGGTCGCTGTTTCTCCGGCTCCAAGCCCCTCAGGCCCGCACTCCCCGGTTCGGACTCTGCGCAAGCAGCGCAGCATTAGGTTCCACATGGACGACACCATCTGCCTCCTTGAATCGCTGCCTCAAGATGTATTG GTCAAAGTCCTGTGCAAGGTGAACCACAGCGACCTGAGGCAGCTCCTCCTGGTGTCGAAGCCAGTCAGCGAAGCA ACAGTGGTTGCTAAGGAGCTGCATTTCGCCTTCGCGACGCCCTCGAAGGCCTCCGCGGAtgcggaggaagaagacgatggcCCCGGGGCGCCCAAGCAACACAGGGTTGCACGGTCGCGCTGCCGGGGCATGAATTTGGCAAGCGTCGCCGTCAATCTGTCGGAGTCGTTCAGCAGCTTGATGTCAGAGGTGTAG